In the genome of Anabrus simplex isolate iqAnaSimp1 chromosome 6, ASM4041472v1, whole genome shotgun sequence, one region contains:
- the LOC137501314 gene encoding histone H2B has protein sequence MPPKTSGKAAKKAGKAQKNISKGDKKKKRKRKESYAIYIYKVLKQVHPDTGISSKAMSIMNSFVNDIFERIAAEASRLAHYNKRSTITSREIQTAVRLLLPGELAKHAVSEGTKAVTKYTSSK, from the coding sequence atgcctcctaagactagcggaaaggccgccaagaaagccggcaaggcccagaagaacatctccaagggagataagaagaagaagcgcaagaggaaggagagctacgccatctacatctacaaagtacttaaacaggtacaccctgatactggcatctccagcaaggcgatgagcatcatgaacagcttcgtcaacgacatcttcgagcgtatCGCCgcggaggcttcccgtctggcccactacaacaagcgctccaccatcactagtcgggagatccagactgccgtccgtctcttgctgcccggagagctggccaagcacgccgtcagcgagggcaccaaggcagtcaccaaatacaccagctccaagtaa